The following proteins are co-located in the Microbulbifer sp. VAAF005 genome:
- a CDS encoding nitrate reductase, with translation MAVQEFLSAHRSCTTCPYCGVGCGVSVNREERANTTAITVSGDSQHPSNFGKLCVKGSALGETLGEHGRLLHPRLHGKDCDWDTALSYMADAFKQTIRNHGPDSVAFYLSGQLLTEDYYVANKLMKGFIGSANIDTNSRLCMASAVVGYKRAFGADAVPCSYEDLEQAELIVLIGSNAAWTHPILFQRMQAGAAKLVVIDPRGSATSEMADLHLAIKPGTDAALFNGLLRFLSRHYYLDTDYIKNHTQGFADTLAAAQDWSPELTAATCGISIEKLLEFFQAFAATEKTISFYSMGINQSSSGTDKNNAIINCHLATGRVGKIGAGPFSITGQPNAMGGREVGGLANTLAAHMEFNEQDIDRVSRFWNSDQIATKPGMKAVDMFRAVESGKIKAIWIMATNPAVSMPEADRVKAALQKCPLVIVSDCIANTDTARCADLLLPATGWGEKNGTVTNAERRISRQRGFLSPAGEARHDWQALCGLAQHLGYGDQFNYSHPADIFREHAQLSGFENHGSRAFDISALANINRSEYDALAPVQWPVNQEHPAGCKRLFTSGQFFTPDKRARFIPIAPQPPEQQISGEYPIWLNTGRMRDQWHTMTRTGRVRKLLDHSELPEIQINPKDAARFQVKDGELVRLNSASSKMVGRAALNGGQKRGEIFAPIHWSETFSQDSKPSALADSSIDPYSGQPEFKQVPVSVSPLAAEYFATMICAEETADRVWDWLQQSNDSSILHWYRVPLENGFRYEIAANQLIHGRDLASKIMNDQPQLFWQELVTPKSQRWIAYDNSLKLLIFSGRNWHQLPSRQHLENYLATPLPESPGQLLHPIKPGVKMICTCLQVSRPQIEEAIAQGINTVEALGETLGCGTSCGSCKPEISSIIRTVNASEDTSMESTPVKQDPVEISSNAQINMVQEFIPQ, from the coding sequence ATGGCAGTACAGGAATTTCTGAGCGCGCACCGCTCCTGCACTACCTGCCCCTATTGTGGTGTCGGTTGTGGGGTTTCGGTTAACAGGGAAGAGCGCGCAAATACTACAGCGATTACTGTTAGTGGCGATTCCCAGCACCCTTCAAATTTCGGCAAATTGTGCGTTAAAGGTTCTGCGCTCGGCGAAACGCTGGGCGAACACGGCCGTCTCCTGCACCCTCGCCTGCACGGAAAAGATTGTGACTGGGATACTGCGCTATCTTATATGGCCGATGCCTTTAAGCAGACAATTCGCAACCATGGCCCTGACTCTGTAGCTTTTTATCTGTCCGGTCAGCTTCTCACCGAAGACTACTATGTGGCCAACAAGTTAATGAAGGGATTTATTGGCTCTGCCAATATTGATACCAATTCCCGACTTTGTATGGCCTCTGCGGTGGTGGGATATAAACGCGCATTTGGTGCCGATGCGGTACCCTGTTCCTATGAGGATCTGGAACAGGCTGAACTTATCGTGCTTATCGGTTCCAATGCAGCCTGGACACATCCGATCTTATTCCAGCGAATGCAGGCAGGTGCTGCAAAGCTTGTCGTTATCGACCCCCGTGGCAGCGCTACCAGTGAAATGGCAGATCTGCACCTGGCAATTAAACCCGGCACTGATGCGGCACTATTCAATGGACTTCTGCGTTTTCTCAGCCGGCACTATTATCTAGATACCGACTACATAAAAAATCATACACAGGGATTTGCCGATACCTTAGCTGCGGCTCAAGACTGGTCACCAGAATTAACTGCGGCCACCTGTGGCATATCTATCGAAAAACTATTGGAATTTTTTCAGGCATTTGCAGCAACAGAAAAGACCATTAGTTTTTATTCCATGGGAATCAATCAGTCCAGCAGCGGCACTGATAAAAACAACGCAATCATAAACTGCCATTTAGCCACCGGACGCGTGGGCAAAATTGGTGCAGGACCATTTTCTATTACCGGCCAACCCAACGCGATGGGTGGACGCGAGGTAGGCGGACTTGCCAATACCCTCGCCGCGCATATGGAGTTTAACGAGCAGGATATTGACCGGGTATCACGATTCTGGAATTCCGATCAAATTGCTACCAAGCCGGGAATGAAGGCTGTGGATATGTTCCGCGCGGTAGAAAGCGGAAAAATTAAAGCCATTTGGATTATGGCTACCAACCCCGCCGTCAGTATGCCCGAAGCCGATAGAGTCAAAGCCGCACTACAGAAATGCCCGTTGGTTATTGTCTCCGACTGCATTGCCAATACCGATACCGCTCGCTGTGCCGATTTGCTACTTCCCGCAACGGGCTGGGGAGAAAAAAACGGCACTGTCACCAATGCAGAACGACGTATCTCTCGGCAACGTGGATTTTTATCCCCAGCGGGAGAAGCTCGCCACGACTGGCAAGCCCTGTGCGGACTGGCCCAGCATCTGGGTTATGGAGATCAGTTTAATTATTCACACCCCGCCGATATTTTTCGTGAGCACGCCCAGCTTTCCGGCTTCGAAAACCACGGCTCCAGGGCTTTTGATATCTCCGCACTCGCCAATATCAATCGCAGTGAATACGATGCACTGGCCCCGGTACAGTGGCCGGTCAACCAGGAGCATCCAGCCGGGTGCAAACGCTTATTCACCAGTGGACAGTTTTTTACCCCGGACAAGCGTGCTCGCTTTATCCCCATAGCGCCGCAGCCTCCGGAACAGCAGATCAGTGGCGAGTATCCTATATGGCTCAATACCGGCCGTATGCGCGACCAGTGGCATACCATGACCCGAACCGGGCGGGTAAGAAAATTACTCGATCACAGCGAACTGCCGGAAATACAAATAAACCCCAAGGATGCCGCTCGCTTCCAGGTTAAAGATGGGGAATTAGTTCGGTTAAACAGCGCCTCATCTAAAATGGTCGGCCGCGCCGCTCTCAACGGCGGGCAAAAAAGAGGGGAGATCTTTGCCCCCATTCACTGGAGTGAAACCTTCTCACAGGATTCCAAGCCCAGTGCCCTGGCGGACTCCAGTATTGATCCCTATTCCGGTCAACCTGAATTCAAACAGGTTCCCGTTAGTGTCAGTCCCCTGGCAGCTGAATACTTTGCCACAATGATCTGTGCCGAAGAGACTGCCGATAGAGTATGGGATTGGTTACAGCAGTCCAACGACAGCAGTATCCTGCACTGGTATCGAGTCCCCTTGGAAAATGGCTTTCGCTATGAAATTGCCGCGAACCAACTTATCCACGGGCGGGATCTGGCATCCAAGATAATGAACGACCAGCCCCAATTGTTCTGGCAGGAATTGGTTACCCCTAAAAGTCAGCGCTGGATCGCCTACGATAATAGCTTAAAACTGCTGATTTTCTCTGGTAGAAACTGGCACCAATTACCCAGCCGACAGCACCTGGAAAACTACCTGGCCACTCCCCTGCCTGAATCACCGGGGCAACTGCTTCATCCCATAAAGCCCGGTGTGAAGATGATTTGTACCTGCCTCCAGGTTTCCCGGCCACAGATAGAGGAGGCCATCGCCCAAGGCATTAACACTGTCGAAGCACTGGGAGAAACCCTTGGCTGCGGTACCAGCTGCGGTTCCTGCAAACCAGAAATTTCCAGCATTATTCGCACAGTTAACGCCTCTGAAGACACATCCATGGAGTCAACTCCGGTAAAGCAAGATCCGGTAGAAATAAGCAGTAATGCCCAAATAAATATGGTTCAGGAATTTATTCCGCAGTAA
- the nirD gene encoding nitrite reductase small subunit NirD — translation MSLAALQETPSNSVAITHPQWSPICQRSDLVTNSGVCALWGDTSVYPTKALNTVTKTVYQRSIALFFLPDQEQQLYAVDNWDPIAQAGVIARGIIAELEGELTIASPMYKNHFRLSDGVCMEDSDIKLATYPLAFSGNTVYIGNNKLQ, via the coding sequence ATGAGCCTGGCTGCCCTGCAAGAAACTCCCTCAAATTCAGTTGCCATAACCCACCCCCAATGGTCTCCAATCTGTCAGCGATCAGATTTGGTCACCAACTCTGGGGTATGTGCGCTTTGGGGCGATACCTCCGTATACCCAACGAAGGCTTTGAATACAGTGACTAAAACTGTCTATCAAAGAAGCATCGCCCTGTTTTTTTTACCCGACCAGGAACAACAGCTTTATGCCGTTGACAACTGGGACCCAATCGCACAAGCTGGTGTGATTGCAAGAGGAATTATTGCGGAATTGGAAGGGGAATTAACCATTGCTTCCCCAATGTATAAAAACCATTTCCGCCTTAGCGATGGAGTCTGCATGGAAGACAGCGATATCAAGCTTGCCACCTACCCGCTGGCATTTAGTGGGAACACGGTTTACATCGGCAACAATAAGCTACAGTAA
- the nirB gene encoding nitrite reductase large subunit NirB — protein MKANVKPQKLIVIGNGMVGHHFLEQLANHQYANQFDITIFCAEPRPAYDRVHLSEYFAGRTAEDLSMGNLEQYQQWGFNILLNDKVVQIDRDNKTITAASGASHSYDQLILATGSYPFVPPIPGHQHPRCFVYRTLEDLDSIRSIAASAKSGVVVGGGLLGLEAANALKALGLEAHVVEFAPGLMATQLDEGGSALLRTKIEALGVQVHTSTATELIEEVDGRLRMQFKGDKELLTDMIVFSAGIRPQDELAKSSGLEVGERGGIVIDSSCRTSDPNIFAIGECALYDQKIFGLVAPGYSMARTAVAQLTGGEESFNGADMSTKLKLLGVQVGSIGDAHGRTNGAAAITFVDEQSGVYKRMITDSEGKKLLGAVMVGDTDDYDTLLQYHLNDIDLPEHPEQLILPATDGAAPGLGAAALPASATVCSCHNVSKGQIIDAVAGGCHSLADVKDATKASTGCGGCAGLLKNIVDEELAALGMEVNNHLCVHFPFSRQELFHIIQVEEIKTFSELLSKHGSGRGCEICKPAAASIFASLWNEHILEQTHVGLQDTNDTFMANMQKNGSYSVVPRIPGGEITPEKLIVIGEVAKRYNLYTKITGGQRIDLFGARLEQLPEIWRELIDAGFETGHAYGKSLRTVKSCVGSTWCRFGVQDSVSMALQVENRYKGLRSPHKIKMAVSGCTRECAEAQSKDVGVIATEKGWNLFVCGNGGMRPRHADLFATDLDDETLIRYIDRFLMFYVRTADKLQRTSVWLENLDGGLDYLREVIIDDKLGICAELEAQMARVVDTYQCEWKTAINDPEKLKRFRQFVNSSETDEKIVFVKERGQPRPATTDELVETAESA, from the coding sequence ATGAAGGCAAATGTTAAACCTCAAAAGCTGATTGTGATTGGCAACGGTATGGTCGGGCACCATTTCCTGGAACAGCTCGCCAACCATCAATACGCCAACCAATTTGATATCACCATATTCTGTGCAGAGCCCCGTCCCGCTTATGACCGGGTCCACCTTTCCGAATACTTTGCCGGACGCACAGCTGAAGACCTGTCCATGGGAAACTTGGAGCAGTATCAGCAGTGGGGTTTTAATATCCTGCTCAATGACAAGGTGGTGCAAATTGATCGGGACAATAAAACAATTACTGCGGCAAGTGGAGCCAGCCACTCTTACGACCAATTAATACTTGCCACCGGCTCCTACCCTTTTGTTCCGCCAATACCCGGTCATCAACACCCGCGCTGCTTTGTATATCGAACCCTGGAAGATCTCGATTCCATTCGCTCGATTGCCGCCAGTGCAAAAAGTGGTGTAGTTGTCGGCGGTGGCCTACTGGGCCTGGAAGCTGCCAATGCCCTGAAAGCCCTGGGACTTGAAGCCCACGTTGTCGAGTTCGCCCCAGGCCTTATGGCCACTCAGTTGGATGAAGGCGGTTCAGCCCTATTAAGAACAAAAATTGAAGCACTCGGGGTTCAGGTACACACCAGTACCGCCACGGAATTGATTGAAGAAGTAGACGGCCGCCTGCGTATGCAGTTCAAGGGAGATAAAGAACTGCTTACCGATATGATTGTTTTCTCCGCAGGCATTCGCCCTCAGGATGAACTGGCAAAATCCAGCGGGCTGGAAGTTGGCGAACGCGGCGGCATCGTAATTGACAGCAGCTGCCGTACTTCAGACCCAAATATTTTCGCTATCGGCGAATGCGCGCTTTACGATCAGAAAATTTTTGGCCTGGTCGCTCCCGGTTACAGCATGGCGCGTACTGCTGTCGCTCAACTGACCGGTGGAGAGGAAAGTTTTAACGGTGCTGACATGAGCACCAAGCTGAAACTCCTGGGTGTACAGGTCGGCTCTATTGGCGATGCTCATGGTCGCACCAACGGCGCTGCCGCTATTACTTTTGTAGACGAGCAGAGCGGTGTTTACAAACGTATGATCACCGATAGCGAGGGCAAAAAGCTGCTGGGTGCGGTGATGGTGGGGGATACGGATGACTACGATACCCTGCTGCAATATCACCTTAACGATATTGATCTGCCCGAACACCCGGAACAATTAATTTTACCGGCAACCGATGGCGCAGCTCCCGGGCTGGGTGCTGCTGCACTTCCCGCTTCGGCTACCGTGTGTTCCTGCCACAATGTAAGCAAAGGCCAAATTATCGATGCCGTTGCCGGAGGCTGCCACTCACTGGCTGATGTTAAGGATGCAACAAAAGCATCTACAGGTTGCGGTGGTTGTGCTGGGCTACTGAAAAATATTGTCGATGAAGAGCTGGCGGCGCTCGGCATGGAAGTGAACAATCACTTATGCGTGCACTTCCCCTTCTCCCGCCAGGAGTTATTCCACATTATCCAGGTGGAAGAAATAAAAACCTTTAGTGAATTATTAAGTAAACACGGTTCAGGGCGCGGCTGTGAAATTTGTAAACCTGCGGCCGCATCCATATTTGCCTCCCTGTGGAATGAACATATTCTGGAGCAGACTCACGTCGGCTTACAGGACACCAACGATACTTTTATGGCGAATATGCAGAAAAACGGCAGCTATTCTGTAGTTCCGCGTATTCCCGGCGGCGAGATCACACCGGAAAAATTAATAGTGATCGGTGAAGTGGCCAAACGCTACAACCTCTATACCAAAATTACCGGTGGCCAGCGTATCGACTTGTTTGGCGCGCGCCTGGAGCAGCTACCGGAAATTTGGCGAGAGCTGATTGATGCAGGATTTGAAACCGGCCATGCCTACGGCAAATCCCTGCGCACGGTTAAGTCTTGTGTTGGTAGCACCTGGTGTCGCTTTGGGGTTCAGGACAGCGTTTCAATGGCCCTTCAAGTAGAAAACCGCTACAAGGGACTACGCTCTCCACACAAAATAAAAATGGCTGTTTCCGGCTGTACCCGTGAATGCGCTGAGGCTCAAAGCAAAGATGTCGGGGTTATCGCCACTGAAAAAGGTTGGAATCTATTTGTTTGTGGCAACGGTGGCATGCGCCCCCGCCATGCAGATTTGTTCGCCACCGACCTGGATGACGAAACTCTTATCCGCTATATCGACCGTTTCCTGATGTTCTATGTGCGCACCGCCGATAAATTACAGCGCACATCTGTGTGGCTGGAAAATCTTGACGGCGGCCTGGATTACCTGCGCGAAGTCATTATCGATGACAAGCTGGGGATTTGTGCCGAGCTGGAAGCCCAGATGGCCCGAGTAGTAGACACCTACCAATGCGAATGGAAAACAGCCATTAACGATCCGGAAAAACTCAAGCGCTTCCGTCAATTCGTTAATAGCAGCGAAACCGACGAAAAGATTGTTTTCGTTAAAGAGCGCGGGCAACCGCGTCCGGCGACCACTGACGAGCTAGTGGAAACAGCCGAATCCGCCTAA
- a CDS encoding bifunctional protein-serine/threonine kinase/phosphatase: MLPNNDLPTAASTEESGLAASDSSQGDKEDALQLFTASCAGLRQHNDDACAVRLPEGAELQRHGSLAAVADGVANAEAGGEAARAAINGFFSDYYSTPQTWSTKHAVARVLHSLNSWLFRQSGGSAEIKRGWLTTFSAVIFKGTSAHLVHIGDSRIYRLRDRKLECLSSDHSHSLGPGRTFLSRALGMDAHIEVDYRCEELQSGDIFLVSSDGIHDFLPETEMIERLLNFSSSTPQGLIDAALKAGSTDNLTAVTCRINYVGLPQCDELAMRNRELPFAPDLRPGQKLDNFLVLQELHASSRSHLYLARDLNTEVLRVIKTPSVNFCDDPHYIERFIAEEWTGRRISHPGIIKVFAPTSERHCLYHILEYIEGQTLRQWMQLHPQPQIPQVRELMGQLVSALRSLQRLEIVHGDLKPENIMMRNDGRLVIIDLGGADGPGLREQLHLSGETAPGSKNYAAPEFFFGDSASHRSDIFSLGIIAYELLTGKYPYPERFGSYHYRLKSYNQMRFTRASAHRKDIPYWIDSALQKACAPDPKKRYNALSEFIQDLQSPSPDFKAPQSRPLLERNPVLVWQLLTLILLLSHLLYFFWR; encoded by the coding sequence ATGTTGCCTAATAACGATCTACCCACTGCAGCGAGCACAGAAGAATCCGGGCTCGCTGCTAGTGACAGTTCGCAGGGCGATAAAGAAGATGCCCTGCAACTGTTCACTGCCTCCTGCGCTGGACTTCGCCAACACAATGACGACGCCTGCGCAGTGAGGCTTCCCGAAGGCGCTGAATTACAGCGCCACGGCAGCCTTGCCGCAGTAGCCGACGGTGTTGCCAATGCAGAAGCCGGCGGTGAAGCAGCCCGCGCTGCCATCAATGGATTCTTTTCCGATTATTACAGCACCCCGCAAACCTGGTCGACAAAGCACGCTGTTGCGCGGGTTTTGCACTCGCTCAATAGCTGGCTATTTCGACAGAGTGGCGGCAGTGCCGAAATTAAACGGGGTTGGTTGACCACTTTTTCTGCCGTTATTTTCAAAGGCACCAGCGCACATCTGGTTCACATCGGCGATTCCCGGATATACCGACTCCGCGACAGGAAATTAGAGTGCTTGAGTAGCGATCACAGCCACAGCCTCGGACCTGGACGCACCTTTTTGAGCCGCGCCCTGGGAATGGATGCCCATATTGAAGTGGACTACCGCTGTGAGGAATTACAGTCCGGGGATATTTTCCTGGTGAGTAGCGATGGTATTCACGATTTTCTGCCTGAGACGGAGATGATTGAGCGATTGCTTAATTTTTCCAGCTCAACCCCACAAGGGCTTATTGATGCTGCTCTGAAAGCGGGCTCCACCGATAACCTGACTGCTGTCACTTGCCGGATAAATTATGTAGGGTTGCCCCAGTGCGATGAATTGGCTATGCGCAATCGCGAACTCCCGTTCGCACCTGACCTGCGCCCGGGCCAAAAGCTCGACAACTTTCTTGTTTTACAGGAATTACATGCCAGCAGCCGCAGCCATCTCTATCTGGCCCGAGACCTCAATACCGAAGTATTGCGGGTGATAAAAACTCCCTCGGTTAATTTCTGTGATGACCCCCACTACATCGAACGATTTATTGCTGAGGAGTGGACCGGGCGACGAATCTCCCACCCAGGGATTATTAAAGTTTTTGCTCCGACTTCTGAAAGGCACTGTCTCTATCATATTCTCGAATATATCGAAGGACAGACTTTGCGTCAGTGGATGCAATTACATCCACAACCTCAAATTCCCCAAGTGCGGGAGCTAATGGGACAACTGGTTAGTGCGTTGCGAAGTTTACAGCGGTTGGAGATCGTTCACGGCGATCTCAAACCAGAGAATATTATGATGCGCAACGACGGGCGCCTGGTAATCATTGATCTCGGTGGTGCCGATGGCCCAGGGCTCAGAGAGCAATTACATCTATCTGGTGAAACAGCACCCGGCAGTAAGAATTATGCAGCTCCGGAATTCTTTTTTGGGGATAGCGCCAGCCATCGATCAGACATCTTTTCCCTGGGAATCATTGCTTATGAATTACTCACGGGTAAGTATCCCTATCCCGAGCGCTTTGGTAGCTACCACTACCGTTTAAAGAGCTATAACCAAATGCGCTTTACTCGCGCATCTGCACACCGCAAAGATATTCCCTACTGGATTGATAGCGCCCTACAAAAGGCTTGTGCTCCTGATCCTAAAAAGCGCTACAACGCATTGTCAGAATTTATCCAGGACCTGCAATCTCCCAGCCCAGATTTTAAAGCCCCCCAAAGCCGTCCCCTGCTAGAAAGAAACCCGGTTCTTGTCTGGCAGCTACTAACTTTAATTCTACTGCTCTCTCATCTGCTCTACTTCTTTTGGCGCTAA